In one Hippocampus zosterae strain Florida chromosome 10, ASM2543408v3, whole genome shotgun sequence genomic region, the following are encoded:
- the nmd3 gene encoding 60S ribosomal export protein NMD3 isoform X1: MEYIQSAATSTQGNILCCTCGVPIPPNPANMCVACLRTQVDISEGIPKQVTVHFCKQCERYLQPPATWVQCALESRELLTLCLKKIKGSMNKVRLIDAGFLWTEPHSKRIKMKLTIQKEVLNGAILQQVFVVEYVIQAQMCDDCHRVEAKDFWKAVVQVRQKTLHKKTFYYLEQLILKHKLHQNTLNIKEIHEGIDFYYASKQHAQKMVDFLQCTVPCRSKVSQRLISHDIHSNTYNYKSTYSMEIVPVCKDNVVCLSPRLAQSLGNMGQVCVCVRVTSTIHLIDPNTLQIAEVDSSTYWRHPFNSLCNPRQLEEFIVMDIDIIRDQKLAVGAGMRSNKHTLAELWVQKTSEMNTCQQYHCRTFLGHLLNIGDLVMGYDFANSNVNDEFLNKMNPHHVPDVVLIKKSFDRSRRVRRRNWKLQEMAKDREGMDTDDERQFQDFLEDLEEDEALRKNVNIFRDASKIPVESDTDDDGAPRISLAEMLEELSLSDATGGEGDDMIE, from the exons CCTGTGCTGCACTTGTGGCGTCCCAATTCCTCCTAACCCGGCCAATATGTGCGTGGCTTGTCTGCGCACTCAGGTAGACATCTCAGAGGGAATTCCCAAGCAAGTGACAGTGCATTTCTGCAAGCAATGTGAACG GTACTTGCAGCCTCCAGCCACATGGGTGCAGTGTGCTCTGGAGTCCAGAGAGCTGCTCACTCTttgtctgaaaaaaattaaaggctCTATGAACAAA GTCCGACTTATTGATGCTGGTTTCTTGTGGACAGAGCCTCACTCCAAAAGGATTAAGATGAAACTTACCATACAGAAGGAG GTGTTGAATGGTGCCATTCTACAGCAAGTCTTCGTGGTGGAGTATGTCATCCAAGCTCAAATGTGCGACGACTGCCACCGCGTGGAGGCCAAGGACTTCTGGAAGGCCGTGGTTCAAGTTAGACAGAAG ACTCTTCACAAAAAGACATTCTACTATCTGGAGCAACTAATCCTCAAGCACAAGCTCCACCAGAATACCCTCAACATCAAAGAAATTCatg AGGGCATTGATTTCTACTATGCCTCCAAGCAGCACGCTCAGAAGATGGTCGACTTCCTCCAGTGCACAGTGCCCTGCAG GTCAAAAGTGTCCCAGCGCCTCATCTCTCACGACATCCACTCCAACACATACAACTACAAGAGCACATACTCGATGGAGATAGTGCCTGTTTGCAAG GACAATGTCGTGTGCCTGTCGCCACGGCTGGCGCAGAGCCTGGGGAACATGGgtcaagtgtgcgtgtgcgtccgTGTGACCAGCACCATCCACCTCATCGACCCAAACACCCTGCAGA TTGCCGAGGTTGATAGCAGCACATACTGGCGCCATCCCTTTAACAGCCTGTGTAACCCACGGCAACTGGAGGAGTTTATCGTGATGGATATTGACATCATCAGAGACCAGAAGTTGGCTGTTGGAGCTGGCATGAGGTCCAATAAG CACACCCTGGCTGAGCTCTGGGTACAGAAGACTTCAGAGATGAACACCTGTCAGCAGTACCACTGCCGCACATTCCTGGGCCACCTGCTCAACATTGGAGACCTGGTCATGGG GTACGACTTTGCCAATTCCAATGTCAACGACGAGTTCTTGAATAAGATGAACCCTCATCACGTACCTGATGTG GTGCTGATCAAGAAGAGCTTTGACCGCAGCCGCAGAGTGAGACGCAGGAACTGGAAACTTCAGGAGATGGCCAAAGATAGAGAGGGCATGGATACAGATGATGAGAG ACAATTCCAGGACTTCCTGGAGGACCTGGAGGAGGATGAGGCTCTCAGGAAGAATGTTAACATCTTTAGAG ATGCCTCAAAGATCCCAGTGGAGAGCGACACCGATGACGACGGTGCGCCACGTATCTCCTTGGCAGAAATGCTGGAGGAGCTCAGCCTCTCGGACGCCACGGGAGGCGAGGGGGATGACATGATAGAGTAG
- the sptssb gene encoding serine palmitoyltransferase small subunit B, translating into MAFKNLMEYLAWLYYQYLLVTGIYVLEPWEKSIFNSLLFSAVAMVIYTSYVFVPIHVRLALEFFSAICGGQPESTMALMN; encoded by the coding sequence ATGGCATTCAAGAACCTGATGGAGTACCTGGCTTGGCTTTACTACCAATACCTTCTGGTCACCGGCATCTACGTGCTGGAGCCTTGGGAGAAGTCCATCTTCAACTCTCTCCTGTTCTCGGCCGTCGCAATGGTGATCTACACCTCCTACGTCTTTGTGCCTATCCACGTGCGCCTGGCGTTGGAGTTCTTCTCCGCCATCTGCGGCGGCCAGCCGGAGAGCACCATGGCCCTCATGAACTAA
- the otol1b gene encoding otolin 1b, with amino-acid sequence MSLISSQWTLLAIVMVTLTAMSCVEAKSTPKPKYQYTKKPLSQVTIHNHAGAPVTPKPKMGYIPAEPKPLLAYPDHALPQDHTVNTEPPSVGPDNYTLDYNECYFNFCECCPPERGPQGPKGDSGLTGPPGTRGFPGSAGSPGPPGMSGLKGMKGDKGNKGERGNTGPSGYPGAPGKPGQRGDVGLKGVKGEAGMHGVKGDGGQKGEPGQNGTVGEKGEPGKEGPPGTSGVILGPKGDKGDKGECGTFGDRGPKGDRGDTGSPGIPGAMGIPGINGKNGAPGPIGVRGDHGPPGAQGEPGVRGAQGPQGVRGVQGPKGDRGYHGMRGERGMRGFKGAKGSGVPQKRSAFSVGISPRRSFPPSGFPIRFDKVFYNEENHFNITSNIFVCVHAGVYVFSFHITVRNQPLRATLVVNGSRRVRTRDSLYGQDIDQASTLVVLRLAQGDQVWMETFRDWNGVYASSEDDSIFSGFLLYSA; translated from the exons ATGAGTCTCATCTCCAGTCAGTGGACTCTTCTAGCCATCGTCATGGTAACACTCACGGCGATGTCCTGCGTTGAGGCCAAGTCCACACCCAAGCCCAAGTACCAGTACACCAAGAAACCCCTCTCTCAGGTCACAATACACAACCACGCCGGGGCCCCCGTTACACCGAAGCCCAAGATGGGCTACATCCCTGCTGAGCCTAAGCCACTGCTCGCCTACCCCGACCACGCTTTGCCTCAGGACCACACAGTGAACACGGAGCCACCCAGTGTAGGCCCTGACAATTACACCTTGGATTACAATGAGTGCTACTTCAACTTCTGTGAGTGCTGCCCACCTGAGAGAGGGCCCCAAGGGCCAAAGGGAGACAGCGGCCTGACAG GACCACCGGGGACAAGAGGCTTTCCCGGTTCAGCTGGCTCCCCTGGACCACCGGGAATGAGTGGTCTTAAGGGGATGAAAGGAGACAAAG GGAATAAGGGTGAAAGGGGAAACACTGGCCCAAGTGGATATCCAGGAGCTCCGGGGAAACCCGGGCAGAGAG GTGATGTTGGCCTAAAAGGAGTGAAAGGTGAGGCGGGCATGCATGGCGTCAAAGGCGACGGCGGTCAAAAAGGTGAACCTGGACAAAATGGAACTGTTGGTGAGAAAGGAGAACCGGGTAAAGAGGGGCCACCTGGAACCTCTGGAGTGATTCTTGGTCCTAAAGGAGATAAGGGTGATAAGGGCGAGTGCGGCACATTTGGGGACAGGGGGCCAAAAGGTGATCGCGGAGACACTGGCTCTCCAGGAATCCCGGGAGCGATGGGAATCCCGGGGATCAACGGCAAGAACGGGGCCCCGGGTCCCATCGGCGTACGCGGGGATCACGGACCTCCTGGAGCCCAGGGAGAACCTGGAGTGAGAGGGGCACAGGGTCCACAAGGTGTTAGAGGGGTGCAGGGACCAAAAGGAGATCGAGGGTACCATGGGATGAGAGGGGAGCGGGGAATGCGTGGCTTCAAAGGGGCGAAGGGTTCAGGCGTTCCTCAGAAACGCTCGGCCTTCAGCGTCGGCATCTCCCCGAGAAGATCCTTCCCACCATCTGGGTTCCCGATTCGTTTTGACAAAGTGTTCTACAATGAAGAGAACCACTTCAACATCACCAGCAACATCTTCGTGTGCGTCCACGCCGGTGTGTACGTCTTCTCCTTCCACATCACCGTACGGAATCAACCCCTGCGCGCCACTCTGGTGGTGAACGGCTCGCGGCGGGTGAGGACGCGGGACTCGCTGTACGGCCAAGACATTGACCAGGCGTCCACTCTGGTGGTGCTGCGCTTAGCGCAGGGCGATCAAGTGTGGATGGAGACCTTTAGAGACTGGAACGGGGTGTACGCCAGCAGCGAGGACGACAGCATCTTCTCCGGATTCCTCCTTTACTCGGCTTGA
- the LOC127609393 gene encoding uncharacterized protein LOC127609393: MIWAKIKKNIFTSLISFWYKGQLPSRKRHTVTMTATIYFLVLSTLPQLIVPLETSYGARAELVSGHSRVFSGEHVQLRCSIPDGRKSSWNYLWFKGTERLEHHAEMLTLKGFLSDSGEFQCQGVRDTAVGNIYTQKSPAVEINMDGGWAILQLPQLPGLVGETLNMSCRVRGRPRFHEVILYKDGVEVQRQSGFNPKLSLDHLRMEDQGLYSCRASWDDDRQTHSVISNDVQVNVKEVLTQPMLEVVTENNLLLADKIKLTCHLQYNARSPAPPIHYYFYRDNRRLGMATSKNFTLVKRRPGLYSCKAKVLQLGLCKWSETEAFEE; encoded by the exons ATGATCTGggctaaaattaaaaaaaatattttcacttcCCTTATTTCTTTTTGGTATAAAGGCCAGTTGCCTTCAAGAAAACGACACACGGTCACAATGACAGCAACGATATATTTTCTTG TTCTTTCCACGCTGCCACAACTCATAGTCCCTTTGG AGACCTCTTATGGCGCACGAGCAGAGCTGGTGTCAGGTCATTCCCGGGTTTTCTCTGGGGAACACGTCCAACTCAGATGCAGTATTCCCGATGGCCGCAAGTCTTCCTGGAATTATTTGTGGTTCAAAGGAACCGAGCGGTTGGAGCACCATGCGGAAATGTTGACTCTGAAAGGCTTTCTTAGCGACAGTGGAGAGTTTCAATGCCAAGGAGTCAGAGACACGGCTGTGGGAAACATCTATACGCAAAAAAGCCCTGCCGTGGAAATAAATATGGACG GAGGTTGGGCAATCCTGCAGCTCCCGCAGCTGCCAGGACTCGTCGGAGAGACGTTGAACATGAGCTGCCGCGTGCGCGGCCGTCCCCGATTTCACGAGGTGATTTTGTACAAAGATGGCGTGGAAGTCCAGAGGCAAAGCGGCTTCAACCCAAAGTTGAGCTTGGACCACCTGAGAATGGAAGATCAAGGACTGTACTCCTGCAGGGCATCTTGGGATGACGACAGACAAACTCATTCAGTGATTTCGAATGATGTTCAAGTCAATGTCAAAG AGGTTCTGACACAGCCCATGCTAGAGGTGGTCACAGAAAACAACCTGCTGCTGGCCGATAAGATTAAGCTGACTTGCCATCTCCAGTACAACGCCCGCAGTCCGGCGCCTCCCATACACTACTACTTCTACAGGGATAACAGGCGGTTGGGGATGGCCACTTCCAAGAACTTTACGCTGGTCAAACGTAGACCAGGTCTGTACAGCTGCAAGGCCAAGGTGCTCCAGCTTGGCCTATGCAAGTGGAGTGAGACCGAAGCATTCGAAGAGTGA